One window of Akkermansia biwaensis genomic DNA carries:
- a CDS encoding putative manganese-dependent inorganic diphosphatase, with protein MIPEQTEKRPIYVIGHQNPDTDAICSAIGNAEFLRTHGEPDAIAARCGEMTLRTSWVLEKAGVPEPVLIHDVTPTAGTICRRDVISVSPDDTFLTAYRRMTENSLQTIPVIDADRNLHGLLRYFDLLSLLMPLNMTEMNVRSVFSSLSNIAGTIDGKCLTGETLSEEETQNILLVGASSEPSVRTRLANYKRKGIVQDLVVICGDRPNVQLYAVEHGVRALVTTAGSSPSLDIIETAQATGTCILSTPWDTASVGQLIRCSRKVREQVHTDYAVFPENMPLPELRQAAVKRKQALFPVMSVKTNKMIGVLSKTDLVDPPRTRVALVDHNEFSQAVKGVEEAEIVEVMDHHRLGTQLSTRDPIRFLNEPVGSTSTLVARRFYHRDAEPSRSTAICLCAGILSDTLNLTSPTTARADREMLEWLTGIAKIDAKKFTEEFFATGSLLRSKTAPSAIVQADRKTFTEYGHKISISQIEEIGMYGLKEVQEDLLEELRKLEKEEDLKLACLLVTDIVTHDSMLLAVGDEEVLEHIEYERLDPNLFAAKDVVSRKKQLFPAISRALKVL; from the coding sequence ATGATTCCGGAGCAAACAGAGAAAAGGCCCATTTACGTGATCGGGCATCAGAATCCGGATACGGACGCCATCTGCTCCGCCATAGGAAATGCGGAGTTTTTGAGAACTCACGGAGAACCTGATGCCATAGCCGCCCGGTGCGGAGAGATGACGCTGAGGACTTCATGGGTGTTGGAGAAGGCCGGAGTGCCGGAACCTGTGCTGATTCACGACGTGACGCCCACTGCCGGGACGATTTGCCGACGGGATGTGATCAGCGTGAGTCCGGATGATACGTTTTTGACGGCATACCGCAGAATGACGGAGAATTCCCTCCAGACCATTCCGGTGATTGATGCGGACCGCAATCTGCATGGCCTGCTGCGTTATTTTGACTTGTTGAGCCTCCTGATGCCGCTGAACATGACGGAGATGAATGTGCGGTCCGTTTTTTCCAGCCTGAGCAACATTGCCGGAACCATTGACGGCAAGTGCCTGACCGGAGAGACGCTGAGCGAGGAAGAGACCCAGAATATCCTGCTGGTGGGCGCTTCCAGCGAACCGAGCGTGCGGACGAGGCTGGCCAATTACAAGCGGAAGGGAATCGTGCAGGACCTGGTGGTGATTTGCGGAGACCGTCCGAATGTGCAGTTGTACGCGGTGGAACACGGAGTGCGCGCCCTGGTGACGACGGCGGGTTCCTCTCCCTCCCTGGATATTATTGAAACCGCCCAGGCTACTGGGACCTGCATTCTGAGCACGCCCTGGGATACGGCCAGTGTGGGCCAGTTGATCCGCTGTTCCCGGAAGGTCAGGGAACAGGTTCACACGGATTATGCGGTGTTTCCCGAGAATATGCCTCTCCCGGAACTGCGGCAGGCCGCCGTCAAGCGCAAGCAGGCCCTGTTCCCGGTGATGAGCGTGAAGACGAACAAGATGATAGGCGTCCTGAGCAAGACAGATCTTGTCGATCCGCCTCGTACGCGGGTGGCCCTGGTGGACCATAACGAGTTTTCCCAGGCCGTCAAGGGCGTGGAAGAGGCTGAAATCGTGGAGGTGATGGACCATCACCGCCTGGGGACCCAGCTTTCCACGCGCGATCCCATCCGTTTCCTGAATGAGCCGGTGGGTTCCACCTCCACCCTGGTGGCGCGAAGGTTCTATCATCGCGATGCGGAGCCTTCCCGGTCCACGGCTATCTGTTTGTGCGCCGGCATTCTATCGGATACGCTGAACCTGACTTCCCCCACTACCGCGCGGGCAGACCGGGAGATGCTGGAGTGGCTCACCGGGATTGCCAAGATAGACGCCAAGAAGTTTACGGAAGAGTTTTTTGCCACCGGTTCCCTGCTGCGTTCCAAAACGGCTCCCTCCGCCATTGTGCAGGCGGACCGCAAGACATTTACCGAGTATGGCCACAAGATCAGCATTTCCCAGATTGAGGAAATTGGCATGTACGGCTTGAAGGAGGTTCAGGAGGATTTGCTGGAGGAACTCCGGAAGCTGGAGAAGGAAGAGGATTTGAAGCTGGCCTGCCTGTTGGTGACGGACATCGTCACGCATGATTCCATGCTGCTGGCCGTAGGGGATGAGGAAGTGCTGGAGCACATAGAGTACGAGCGCCTGGACCCCAACCTGTTTGCCGCCAAGGACGTAGTCAGCCGAAAGAAGCAGTTGTTCCCGGCCATTTCCCGCGCCTTGAAGGTATTATAG
- a CDS encoding TonB family protein, with amino-acid sequence MDEKPRIVRLKPRSSSKSAILIALGVAVGVQVALCAVLVAIHYQEWWLPSIQKGEIVMEFVAPSDEVLEEVNEVSPVPVDPAVAPPTVSSVPAIATDEDLLAVELPDHEHSPDVEDIRPDVPESEFLPEELVAMQINMREVKPRPAVKKPVVPVAGHAVPDENVTPDKKVRYKHAPSLPGSVNSSRVGKVNAVVKVVVGVNARGEPTSVNLLQSTGKAELDRLFMRWVKENWTFYPAEKDGVPIASKVVVPVRLNID; translated from the coding sequence ATGGATGAAAAGCCCCGGATTGTGAGGCTCAAGCCTCGTTCCTCCTCCAAATCTGCAATATTGATTGCTCTGGGGGTAGCTGTGGGCGTTCAGGTGGCCTTGTGCGCCGTGCTGGTGGCCATCCATTATCAGGAATGGTGGCTTCCTTCCATCCAGAAGGGAGAGATTGTCATGGAGTTCGTGGCTCCATCCGATGAGGTGCTTGAAGAAGTGAATGAGGTGAGCCCCGTTCCCGTGGATCCTGCGGTTGCTCCGCCAACCGTCAGTTCCGTTCCGGCCATCGCCACGGATGAAGACCTTCTCGCCGTGGAACTGCCGGACCATGAACATTCGCCGGATGTGGAGGATATTCGTCCAGATGTCCCGGAAAGCGAATTTCTGCCGGAGGAACTGGTCGCCATGCAGATCAACATGAGGGAGGTAAAACCCCGGCCTGCCGTGAAAAAACCGGTGGTTCCCGTTGCCGGACACGCCGTGCCGGATGAGAATGTCACTCCGGACAAAAAGGTGCGTTATAAACATGCTCCGTCCTTGCCCGGTTCCGTAAATTCCTCTAGGGTGGGCAAGGTGAATGCCGTGGTGAAAGTCGTGGTGGGGGTAAATGCCCGTGGCGAACCTACATCCGTCAATCTCCTCCAGTCTACCGGAAAGGCGGAATTGGACCGCCTTTTCATGCGCTGGGTGAAGGAGAATTGGACTTTTTATCCGGCAGAAAAGGATGGCGTGCCCATAGCTTCCAAGGTGGTGGTGCCCGTCCGGCTGAACATCGATTAA
- the pyrF gene encoding orotidine-5'-phosphate decarboxylase, whose protein sequence is MSISFTDKLAARIEKTGSALCVGLDPRPVMDDLQAVPVLLRKVVEETAPYAAAFKPNIAYFEAMGLRGLEMLEELLPDMPDDVPVVLDVKRGDIGETQKYYAQAYFERLGVDAVTLSPFMGYDTLEPFLEYEGKGVYLLTVTSNPGSSDIERRELSDGRKVYELVGDMVRRSMQEHRKTSVGMVVGLTNADSDILARIPDAPLLIPGLGAQGGDLSSLSGSGHAAPPLINVSRGIMYQNPELGFAEKAQTFAARIREALGY, encoded by the coding sequence ATGAGCATTTCTTTTACGGATAAACTCGCCGCCCGCATTGAAAAGACCGGTTCCGCGTTGTGCGTGGGCCTGGATCCGCGCCCTGTTATGGATGATTTGCAGGCCGTTCCGGTCCTGCTGCGGAAAGTGGTGGAGGAAACCGCTCCTTATGCGGCCGCGTTCAAGCCGAATATCGCCTATTTCGAGGCCATGGGACTGCGCGGTCTGGAAATGCTGGAAGAATTGCTGCCTGATATGCCGGATGACGTTCCCGTGGTGCTGGACGTCAAGCGCGGCGACATCGGAGAGACCCAGAAGTATTATGCACAGGCCTATTTTGAACGCCTGGGTGTGGATGCTGTTACGTTGAGCCCCTTCATGGGGTATGATACTTTGGAACCTTTTCTGGAGTATGAAGGCAAGGGCGTTTATTTGCTGACGGTTACGTCCAATCCCGGTTCTTCCGACATCGAACGCCGGGAGCTGTCGGACGGCCGCAAGGTGTATGAGCTGGTGGGAGACATGGTGCGGCGGTCCATGCAGGAACACCGCAAAACGTCCGTAGGCATGGTGGTGGGGCTGACCAATGCCGATTCCGACATTTTGGCGCGCATCCCGGACGCTCCTCTGTTGATTCCCGGACTGGGCGCCCAGGGAGGCGATCTTTCCAGCCTGAGCGGTTCCGGCCATGCGGCGCCTCCCCTGATCAACGTGTCCCGCGGTATCATGTACCAGAATCCGGAACTGGGCTTTGCAGAAAAGGCGCAGACGTTTGCCGCCCGCATCCGTGAGGCTTTGGGCTATTGA
- a CDS encoding OPT family oligopeptide transporter, giving the protein MPHTDVPAGQPTLSCLEKPLPLDGFRGTPEEIEQQWYDQVYLGSGDRIKQLTWRAVIVGMLLGSILSLTNLYANLKMGWSFGVALTAGIISFALWNAFVRLGISKSPMTILENTCMQSAASSAGYSTGGTLTSAVAALLLLTGQHMPLGVTFAWIFFIAILGVTMAIPMKRQMINIEQIKFPDSIATAETLKVLYSEGKKAAGQAKALLYSALFASANAIAMALGGEKWLGTVQQHILGNWYQRTIFFKWDLMFVGAGALVGMKTSLSLFIGGTVCWALYVPWLSSQGLLAAGAGYRDSVGWTLWGGTACMVVASIVAFLFQWKSIARSFSSLGAMFSMNKKRHLTDVEKIETPMSWFLAGQIISLIALSYLAYTTFDVPYWMSCFAVFISFFLALVVCRITGEANITPTGAMGKVTQLIFGGIAPGHVTANLMAANITSGASSSSADLLVDLKVGYLLGANPRKQFIAQFSGIFLGTLVSVLAFRSLVPDVDALQAFNAPGARTWAATAEALGMGFSHLHSIKVLSIIAGGILGLVLVLVPRYFPAVGKWLPTPIGFGLAWAIQWNDSFLFFAGAVLGWAADHLFRSKSREYKIPTASGIIAGAALTGMAILMFSIYQSAR; this is encoded by the coding sequence ATGCCGCACACTGACGTTCCCGCCGGACAGCCAACCCTCTCCTGCCTGGAAAAGCCTCTGCCCTTGGACGGATTCCGGGGAACCCCGGAAGAAATAGAACAGCAATGGTACGACCAGGTCTATCTGGGTTCCGGAGACAGAATCAAGCAGCTTACCTGGAGAGCCGTCATCGTCGGAATGCTTCTGGGCTCCATCCTCTCCCTCACCAATCTGTACGCCAACCTCAAGATGGGCTGGTCCTTCGGCGTAGCCCTGACGGCGGGCATCATTTCATTTGCTCTCTGGAACGCCTTTGTCCGCCTGGGAATTTCCAAATCTCCCATGACCATTCTGGAAAACACCTGCATGCAGTCCGCCGCCAGCTCCGCAGGTTACTCCACGGGCGGCACGCTTACATCGGCCGTAGCCGCCCTTCTCCTGCTCACCGGACAGCACATGCCCCTGGGAGTCACTTTTGCCTGGATATTCTTTATCGCCATATTGGGCGTCACGATGGCCATTCCAATGAAACGCCAGATGATCAACATCGAGCAAATCAAATTCCCGGACAGCATCGCCACGGCGGAAACGCTCAAAGTTCTCTATTCGGAAGGGAAAAAGGCGGCCGGACAGGCCAAGGCCCTGCTTTACTCCGCGCTGTTCGCCTCCGCCAATGCCATCGCCATGGCCCTGGGCGGGGAAAAATGGCTGGGAACCGTCCAACAGCATATCCTGGGAAACTGGTACCAGAGAACCATTTTCTTCAAATGGGACCTCATGTTTGTGGGGGCAGGCGCACTGGTGGGCATGAAAACCTCCCTCAGCCTTTTCATTGGGGGCACCGTCTGCTGGGCTCTGTACGTTCCCTGGCTTTCCAGCCAGGGCCTTCTTGCCGCTGGAGCCGGCTACCGCGACAGCGTTGGATGGACGCTGTGGGGAGGCACCGCATGCATGGTCGTAGCCAGCATCGTGGCCTTCCTCTTCCAATGGAAAAGCATTGCACGCTCCTTCTCTTCCCTGGGAGCCATGTTCTCCATGAACAAAAAGCGCCATCTGACGGATGTGGAAAAAATAGAAACGCCCATGAGCTGGTTCCTGGCCGGGCAGATCATCTCCCTCATCGCGCTCAGCTACCTGGCCTACACTACCTTTGACGTTCCCTACTGGATGAGCTGTTTCGCCGTTTTCATCTCCTTCTTTCTGGCGCTTGTCGTATGCCGGATTACAGGGGAAGCCAACATCACACCCACCGGAGCCATGGGAAAAGTCACTCAGTTGATCTTCGGAGGAATTGCGCCCGGCCACGTTACGGCTAACCTTATGGCGGCCAATATTACTTCCGGAGCCTCCAGCTCTTCGGCCGACCTGCTCGTGGACCTCAAGGTAGGATATCTGCTGGGAGCCAACCCCCGCAAGCAATTCATTGCTCAATTCTCCGGCATCTTTCTGGGAACGCTCGTCTCCGTGCTGGCGTTCCGCTCCCTGGTGCCGGACGTGGATGCCCTCCAGGCTTTCAATGCACCGGGGGCCAGGACATGGGCGGCAACGGCGGAAGCCCTCGGCATGGGATTCAGCCATCTGCACAGCATCAAGGTTCTCTCCATCATTGCAGGCGGCATTCTCGGTCTGGTTCTTGTGCTTGTTCCCCGCTACTTTCCCGCTGTGGGGAAATGGCTGCCTACCCCCATCGGCTTCGGCCTTGCGTGGGCCATTCAATGGAACGACTCGTTCCTCTTCTTTGCCGGGGCCGTCCTCGGCTGGGCGGCAGACCATCTCTTCCGGTCCAAATCCAGGGAATATAAAATCCCCACCGCTTCCGGCATCATTGCCGGGGCGGCCCTGACAGGCATGGCCATCCTGATGTTCAGCATCTACCAGTCCGCGCGCTGA